The DNA window ACCATTGATCCCTTTCAACAGAGCATTGCTGGTCTTTACAAACTGGTCTTTGCTGTCATCCATATTCACGAATACGAAATTCATTTTAGATTTGTAAAAATTAACAACCTCTTTCAGTACAGGTACTGTCCCTTCCGCAATATACGGGTTCCATGAAGCATAGAACATCATTAGGTACGGCTTTCCTTTGTTTTCAGAAAGGCTGTATGTTTTTCCGTCCTGTTTTACCAGTGAAGCATCAGGAGCAGCCTCTCCAACCTTAAGCCCCTTCATCGCTAACTGAAGTCTGCTCAGGTCCTGCTTAAGTCCTGAATCTTTAATCTCTTCATCAATGATCTTTCTTACTTTGGCCAGTGACTTATCGGTAAGCATCGGATTCTGAAGATCCGACTGTGTCATCACGAAGGCAAGAAGGTAATCTTTGGTTGCCTGTGGAATATCTTTTTTGTCCTTCAAAAACTGGCTGAACAGTTCAGAAGTCGTAACATCCGTTTTACCTTTGGCTTTAGCTTCAGCATATTTCTGGAAGTCCGGGCTCATTTTAGTCAGGAGATAGCTTCTGTATGCCGGGCTTTCCTTAATCATGTCGTCTTTGTTGGCCTGAAGTTTATCTTCATAATCCGTGAATGCCTTGGTCACTTTGAAAGAAGGATTACCCATCTGCTTATGGCTCATTTCATATTGTGTCATAATGGTAAGCAAAGTACTGGCAATATCATTTTTCTTCCATTCAACCACGCCGTTATCAGGATTGAATTTCTTCACATTCTCATCAATATTTTTATTGATATCTGATTCCACCTTCTGGATGCCTTTCAGGAAGGTTTTCTCATCCTTCATCATCAGGTCATTCATATTGATGGTCTGGGCATAGGTTCCCAGGTATTTCTGGGTCGCGGTAAAAAAATCATTATTTTTTTTAGCATCCCCTGTCACTACAAATTCGGTAGGGAAAGTCATTCCGTTACCTGAAATATCAAGTGTTTCTCCTCCTTTGAGGTAAATTACATTTTGCTTGCCTCCGTAGGAAATTACATACATTCCGCTTTTAGGCGCTTCAAAACTTCCCGAGAAGTTCCCGCTCTTATCCACTCCCATATTTACTGCAGGCAGCATGGAAATATTGGTAGGATCTATGAATTCAATTCTCTCCAATGGAGATCCGCCGGTAATCTTTCCTTTTACTTCAACTTTTTTAGAGCAAGACATCACAAACACTGCGATGATAAACAATAAAAGATATTTTTTCATTTCAATTTTATAATTACGCAAAAATAAGTTTTTCAATATACTCAATACAACTAAAAAATGCTTTTATGAAAGATTTAACTAAAAAAATCGCCATCCTTTAAGGAGACGATTTTCTGTTGTATTGAAAAGATTAATACTATCCTTTATCAATGAAGGCAGCCATATACTCCCGGTTCATTCTGGCGATGTTATCCAGGGAAATTCCTTTAGGACATTCAACCTCGCAGGCTCCGGTATTGGAACAGTTTCCGAATCCTTCCTCATCCATGGCTTTCACCATGTTAAGAACCCTTCTCTTGGCTTCTACCCTACCCTGAGGAAGCAGTGCCAGATGGGAAACCTTAGCACCCACAAATAACATTGCAGATCCGTTTTTACAAGACGCCACACAGGCTCCGCATGAAATACACGCCGCAGCATCCATTGCTTTGTCCGCATCATCTTTAGGAACCGGAATAGCATTCGCATCCAGCGTATTTCCTGAGGTATTCACGGAAACGAAACCTCCTGCAGCCATCACCCGGTCAAAGGCGCTTCTGTCTACAATAAGGTCTTTGATTACCGGGAAAGCAGCGCTTCTCCATGGCTCAATAACGATGGTTTCACCGTCTTTGAACATTCTCATGTGAAGCTGGCAGGTAGTAATTCCCGTATCCGGGCCATGCGCTCTACCATTGATGTACAGGGAGCACATTCCGCAGATCCCCTCACGGCAGTCGTGGTCAAAAGCTACCGGCTCTTTTCCTTCGTTAATTAAATTTTCGTTCAGGATGTCCAGCATTTCCAGAAAAGAGGAATCTGTGGAAACATCCGATATTTTGTAGGTCTCAAACTGACCTTTAGATTTATTATTTTTTTGTCTCCAAATTTTCAGCGTAAGATGTAAGCCTTTTTTTGAACTCATAATGATATATTTATAGGTTGGAGATTATTTGTAACTTCTTGTTTTAACCTCGATGTTTTCGTAGATCAGCTCCTCTTTGTGCATTACTTCCTGGTTGATGTCTTTCCCCTGATATTCCCAGGCTGCAACATACTTGTAATTCACATCGTCTCTTTCTGCTTCTCCGTCCGGTGTGGAATGGTCCTCACGGAAGTGACCTCCGCAGGATTCATTCCTCTTCAGTGCATCGATAGCCATTAACTGGCCCAGCTCCAGGAAGTCGGCTACTCTGAACGCTTTCTCCAGCTCAGTATTCATACCTTCTTTATCTCCCGTAACTCTTACGTTCTTCCAGAAGTCGTTTCTTACTTCTTCAATTTCCCTGATGGCTTCTTGAAGCCCTTCAGGAGTTCTTCCCATTCCAACTTTGTTCCACATGATATGTCCCAGTCTCTTATGGAAATGGTCTACTGAATGCGTTCCTTTATTATCGATAAAGAAATCCACTTTCTCTTTTATTTCTTTTTCAGCCTGCTCAAAAGGCGCGCTGTTGGTAGGAATAGCTCCTGTTCTGATATCCGCAGACAGATAATCTGCAATAGTATACGGAAGAACGAAATATCCGTCTGCCAGTCCCTGCATCAGTGCAGATGCTCCCAGCCTGTTGGCTCCGTGATCCGAGAAATTGGCTTCACCGATAACGAAACATCCCGGGATGGTAGACTGAAGGTTGTAATCCACCCAAACTCCTCCCATGGTATAGTGAACCGCAGGATAAATCTTCATTGGGGTTTTGTACGGATCATCGGCTGTGATTTTCTCATACATCTGGAACAGGTTTCCGTATTTTTCTTCTACCCATGCCTTACCAAGATCATAGATCTGCTGGTCTGCAGGATTATGGATATGTTTTTCAATGGCAGCCTCCTTACCTTTCTTCATGATCTCTGTAGAGAAATCCAGGTATACCCCTTCTTTGGTATCATTGTTTTCAATTCCGAAGCCGGCATCACATCTTTCCTTGGCTGCTCTTGAAGCTACGTCCCTAGGAACCAGGTTACCGAAAGCAGGATATCTTCTTTCCAGATAGTAATCCCTGTCATCTTCTTTGATGTTTTCCGCTCTTAATTTGCCTTCTCTGATGGCAATGGCATCTTCCAGCTTCTTAGGCACCCAGATCCTTCCGGAGTTCCTCAATGACTCGGACATCAGGGTCAGCTTGGATTGCTGAG is part of the Chryseobacterium camelliae genome and encodes:
- a CDS encoding fumarate reductase/succinate dehydrogenase flavoprotein subunit, with amino-acid sequence MSKLDSKIPAGPLKDKWKNHKDHMNLVAPNNRDKIDIIVVGTGLAGGSAAATLAEQGYNVKAFCYQDSPRRAHSIAAQGGINAAKNYQGDGDSTYRLFYDTIKGGDYRAREANVYRLAEVSANIIDQCVAQGVPFGREYGGQLDNRSFGGVQVKRTFYAKGQTGQQLLLGAYSAMSRQIGKGRIKMYNRHEMMELVIVDGKARGIIARNLVTGELERHSAHAVVIASGGYGNVYFLSTNAMGSNVSAAWKIHKKGAYFANPCYVQIHPTCIPVHGTQQSKLTLMSESLRNSGRIWVPKKLEDAIAIREGKLRAENIKEDDRDYYLERRYPAFGNLVPRDVASRAAKERCDAGFGIENNDTKEGVYLDFSTEIMKKGKEAAIEKHIHNPADQQIYDLGKAWVEEKYGNLFQMYEKITADDPYKTPMKIYPAVHYTMGGVWVDYNLQSTIPGCFVIGEANFSDHGANRLGASALMQGLADGYFVLPYTIADYLSADIRTGAIPTNSAPFEQAEKEIKEKVDFFIDNKGTHSVDHFHKRLGHIMWNKVGMGRTPEGLQEAIREIEEVRNDFWKNVRVTGDKEGMNTELEKAFRVADFLELGQLMAIDALKRNESCGGHFREDHSTPDGEAERDDVNYKYVAAWEYQGKDINQEVMHKEELIYENIEVKTRSYK
- a CDS encoding succinate dehydrogenase/fumarate reductase iron-sulfur subunit, translated to MSSKKGLHLTLKIWRQKNNKSKGQFETYKISDVSTDSSFLEMLDILNENLINEGKEPVAFDHDCREGICGMCSLYINGRAHGPDTGITTCQLHMRMFKDGETIVIEPWRSAAFPVIKDLIVDRSAFDRVMAAGGFVSVNTSGNTLDANAIPVPKDDADKAMDAAACISCGACVASCKNGSAMLFVGAKVSHLALLPQGRVEAKRRVLNMVKAMDEEGFGNCSNTGACEVECPKGISLDNIARMNREYMAAFIDKG
- a CDS encoding TlpA family protein disulfide reductase, which encodes MKKYLLLFIIAVFVMSCSKKVEVKGKITGGSPLERIEFIDPTNISMLPAVNMGVDKSGNFSGSFEAPKSGMYVISYGGKQNVIYLKGGETLDISGNGMTFPTEFVVTGDAKKNNDFFTATQKYLGTYAQTINMNDLMMKDEKTFLKGIQKVESDINKNIDENVKKFNPDNGVVEWKKNDIASTLLTIMTQYEMSHKQMGNPSFKVTKAFTDYEDKLQANKDDMIKESPAYRSYLLTKMSPDFQKYAEAKAKGKTDVTTSELFSQFLKDKKDIPQATKDYLLAFVMTQSDLQNPMLTDKSLAKVRKIIDEEIKDSGLKQDLSRLQLAMKGLKVGEAAPDASLVKQDGKTYSLSENKGKPYLMMFYASWNPYIAEGTVPVLKEVVNFYKSKMNFVFVNMDDSKDQFVKTSNALLKGINGVNVYAEGGLNSDIAKKYGIYGFRLPSFVIVDKDGKIASKPYVNLGEQELVTLLDKLTGLSAPRVDPRVQLQVGNNGAVQQAAPQQANPQPAQTK